A stretch of the Arvicola amphibius chromosome 8, mArvAmp1.2, whole genome shotgun sequence genome encodes the following:
- the LOC119821834 gene encoding LOW QUALITY PROTEIN: MHC class I-like protein MILL1 (The sequence of the model RefSeq protein was modified relative to this genomic sequence to represent the inferred CDS: deleted 3 bases in 2 codons; substituted 1 base at 1 genomic stop codon) yields the protein MSLHLVRSGETQFTAHGYIDGDLFLRYKGDRRRAEALRARIKGHAGAETWARETEGLWKMEEQLRRMLAEVTGQDRGLHTIQATLGCELQRNGNIGGFWHLGYDGQEALTFDQKTLTWTMAVPSTQQTKTFWESHAPRADQAKTFLEGTCPAQLQRHLNSLRISQMDTGPPKLKVTRRRYPVGRITLTCRAFNLYPPMATLTWLQDEKPTQQQTFGPGTIQPSGDGTYQTWLSIWVLLGQESHFTCNLRNHSKKIEVTDFYGEKMGQPSSKGMGGKVRKYLXSTITTAFLVASRTSNRQSMGPPALPLLWWLLFFVHYETQGLRSRLDIHGKVQIVTNYKCSHLFTTYIENKQSNNTEGDLAAQEMTENHFAR from the exons ATGAGCTTGCATCTGGTCAGGTCTGGAGAGACCCAGTTCACGGCCCATGGATACATTGATGGTGATCTCTTCCTGCGCTACAAGGGGGACAGAAGGAGAGCAGAGGCTTTGAGGGCCAGGATCAAGGGACATGCAGGAGCTGAGACCTGGGCAAGAGAAACTGAGGGCCTTTGGAAGATGGAGGAGCAACTCAGGAGGATGCTGGCTGAGGTCACAGGCCAAGACAGGG GCCTTCACACCATCCAGGCAACCTTAGGCTGTGAACTTCAGAGAAATGGGAACATTGGAGGCTTCTGGCACCTGGGCTATGATGGACAGGAAGCCCTCACCTTTGACCAGAAGACTCTTACATGGACAATGGCTGTGCCATCCACCCAGCAGACAAAGACCTTCTGGGAGTCACACGCACCCAGAGCTGATCAAGCTAAGACTTTCTTGGAGGGCACATGTCCTGCTCAGCTCCAGAGACACCTGAATTCTTTGAGGATCTCTCAGATGGACACAG GTCCCCCAAAGTTAAAGGTGACCAGAAGGAGATACCCAGTGGGCAGGATTACCCTGACATGCAGGGCTTTTAATCTGTATCCTCCTATGGCCACCCTAACCTGGCTTCAAGATGAGAAGCCAACACAGCAGCAAACTTTTGGACCTGGGACCATCCAGCCAAGTGGGGATGGGACCTACCAGACCTGGCTGTCTATTTGGGTTCTTCTTGGGCAGGAATCACATTTCACCTGCAACCTGAGGAACCACAGCAAGAAAATTGAGGTCACTGATTTCTATGGTGAGAAAATGGGACAGCCATCC TCTAAGGGGATGGGAGGCAAGGTCAGGAAGTACCTGTGAAGTACAATCACTACAGCTTTCTTAGTGGCCTCCAGGACATCAAAC AGACAATCTATGGGACCaccagctctgcctctgctttggTGGCTTCTGTTCTTT GTACACTATGAAACACAAGGTCTCCGGAGCAGGCTGGACATCCATGGCAAAGTCCAGATTGTGACCAACTACAAATGTTCCCATCTCTTCACCACATACATAGAAAACAAGCAGTCAAACAATACAGAGGGAGACCTGGCAGCCCAAGAGATGACTGAAAACCACTTTGCCAGATGA